Genomic segment of Zingiber officinale cultivar Zhangliang chromosome 11B, Zo_v1.1, whole genome shotgun sequence:
AGACCTGATCCCGGAAATAATCTTGAACCGAATGTGAACCTACAATTTGAACGGTTTGGAAGTATTTCCAAAGTGATTTTTCTATCAGGTAAAAAAAAACATTCATCGATCAAAAAGCTTCCATCCTTTTTCATTCTCTGATACGGTAGAATATTTAGATTGGAGCACCAAGCCAACAGTCAGACACTGAGAAATGAcaacagaagaagaagacaacAGGAACCCTAACATTATACTCTATTACTCTGCACTTTTCTTACTTTACCTTTGAATTTCTCTCCTTTTTTATTTTCTCCATCGCTTACAGCTTGAAGAAGCTGACAATGGcggatgataataataataataatagttaaTTACATCCTTCTTTTTCAGGATCGGCATTCAGGGATGAAGGAACGATCTCTCTTTGGATCGCTGCAGTAGTTGTAGACCATGTAGTTCTTCTGAGCCCACTGCATCGCCGCGTTCTGGCGCGGGCTGAGCCCGGCGGCGCCGCTCCCCGACGGCGGAACTGGGAGGCAGCCCGGCGGCGCGAAGGCTGAGCAGCCGTGGAGGGTGAACCGTGTGAACCGCGCCACGAACGGCTGGTACCGGTAGTCCGCCTTGTACTTGCCGTCCTCCGTGGCCCACGAGGACGCGTCCCAGATGGATCCGTACAGCCACATCGGCCTCATCGGGTACGTGCCGGCGTTCCTCCGCGGGTACCGCCGGATGGGTACGTCGTCGACGAAGAACctgcgccgccgccgccgccgcattTAGTTGGCTCGATCAAGAAAAACAGATCGCAGGAATGGAGGCCACTTACACGATCTCATTTGGATTCCAGAGAATGGCGTAGTGGTGGAAGCCGGCCGTGGGATCGAACCAGAGGTGGAACTTCATCTCCCTGCCGATGACCGTGCCGTCGCCGCTTCCTCTCACGTACACGTTCGTCTGCAACGTGTACGGCTTCCCGGGCGTCGTCCCCAGGAACTCGATGTCCACCTCGTCGTGAAATCCGGGATGCGCTTGGTTGTTCGAGAGCTGAAAGTCCCCAAAATCGCGTCTTTTTTAAACCTGAAACTGAGCATTCTGACTGAAACAGAGCAAAGATTCTCACGTAGAAGGCGGTGTTCACTCCGGCGGTGTACCCAGGCTGAAGCTTGATCGACGCGCTGAAATATCCGTTTCGAAACGGCTTGATGGATTTGAATCCGCTCCCTGCGAAAGcagagaatgaggcattgatgctTCAGACAATGATTCAGGCACGGGAAGGAACCAACCAGCAACCTGAGTGGCTGTCGAGCCAAATGGTGACGGAACGCTGGTCTCCGGCGACGATCTGGTGCTCCGGGCCCCACAGGTTGTTGAACCCGCGGTAGAAGCCCCTGAGCGGCCGGTACCGGTAGCTGGGGAAGTAGCCAGGGGAAGGCTGAGCAGTGCTGCAATGCACCAccagatgaagaagaagaagaagaagaagaggaaggagatccATGAAGAGGAAATGCTAAGGCAGTAACACAACGTGATGCAGACGCAATAAATAGCAAGGTTCGAGCTCTGGTGGGGGACAATGGAGTTAATGGATGGAGGGTAGAAATGGAGCAGCAGCAGCGGTGCTTCTACACAGCCTACACCTCCCTCACCACCATTTTTAACAGTGCTGTGAgtttgaggaggaggaggaggaggaggaggagtcgaGTCGCCCAATTTATGAGCAGGCCAATGATTGAGGTCTGACTCGTTTGACCCAACAGCTATTTTGCTCCAATTTAGATCTCGTGGGTGGGCCAGGGGATCCAGAGAGCCAGGGGCTGGATTCGTTGAAGATCCATCGAAGCCCTGTGAGCAGGTAGCCGTTGGAGGGTTGCATCAAATGTCGTGCATGCAGTGAGAAGGTGACgacgaagaagaaggagaagcagaTGAGATGAACTgagatgagagagagagagagccgtTGGGGGAAGGAAGGGAAGTTGAGAGAGGTGGAAGTTAAAGTTGAGATGAATgtaattaaacttatttaaattagGTCTGGCATGTTAGAACTAGCCGCGAGCTCATGGCCTCCCTCGGAGATCTTTGCCAGGTTACTTTCTCGTGAGCTGGTTGTAAGTTCGTATCCTTCGGTGTGTCATTGGTAGATTGTAAATAAATCAAACGTTCATGAGTAATTATGATATTTAGCTGGATAAGAATTGATTTGTCTTCTTGGGACGGTCTAGTGGTTAGTATACAAGGTGTTATCATCATGAGATCTGTGATTCAAATCTTGATAAATTCgaagtaaatacctcccttatgtgttagtcactattccgaAGGTTAATAGCCgcatgtgatttacctcctccgtgttgaccctgtgATGGGTTGACAGAGGTGTTGgggtgagcgtattcgccttGTGCCACCTTAATAAGAATTGATTTGGTCCCCTCGGGTACCTCCTTCGTATTGActctgggacggattgacggtTGCGCTGGAAGCAAGCGTATTCGCCTTGTGCCACCTTAATAAGAATTGATTTGGTCCCCTCGGGATGGTCTAGAGACTAATACATGAGGTATTGCCACCATGAGATCTGACGTTCAAATCTCGGCATAGCTGAGGTAAATACTTCCCTTATATGCTAATCACTATTTCCaaggctagtagtcacccatgatttacctcctctgtgttggtccTGGAACGGATTGTCGGAGGCGCTGAGGacaagcgtattcgccttttgtcacTTTGATAAGAATTAATTTGTATTcgtttaatatacataaaattaattaaatgaataaatttaaatatatatgtgtTGATCTCattaatatttatgaacaatattcatgaacataaaagttttaaacaattaaAGAACACCTAAACAAATACAAACATTaattgaaaatttataaaaaaatatcaagataACTAAGTTCAATTTGACATATAACCTTAATCATTGAgaggaaaaattgaaaattgttcTATTTATCTTTATATTAGATGAATAGAATCAAACTTGAGCGGTCTTGCCACAAGCTCATAAAGGCCACCTAGTCGCTAGCTCTTGGCTAGGTTGCTTTCTCATGAGGTTGTGATTAGGCTATTGCTAGCTCGTAACCTCCTTATGAGTTTGTGATGAATGCACTAACACCGTTGCAAACTCGTAGCAACTACACAGGTGGCTTCACAAGTTCCATTCTCGTGAGCTCACGGAGGTCGTACCAATACTCCTCTCTTCTTTTTTTGATTTCTTACGGTATACCGATAGTAAGCATTTTAGTTTAAAGGTTTTAtgtgaattagaagatgaatttgaTCATCATAATTGTAATGACATGACATGGTTTTGTCCAGCTCGTCCTGTGGTGCAACATGGGCTCGTGACTCGTGAGCCCCACTCTCCCAATGTGTTTTTGTCAAGATTCCTATTTTGTGATATATATGGTATTTATTTTGACTTGAAAATGACAGTTTTGCccccaataataataataatatatagatTTGTCTGTGGCAAAAGCGCGTGGAAGCTGGCAACTCTTAGGATCTGTTTACTTGGGCGGAGCGGAGAGGAGAGTTCTGATTATGAGGAGAATGTGTTCAatctatttattttcttatttagcTCATTCAATATTGTTAAATGAAAAATTTATCAAACTCAAATTTAACTTAACGTGTTATCGAACTCACCGACATTTATTTTCATAAAATATTAATGATATCtaaaatttatagatttttttaatatattaaataaatataaataaattttgatgtaTGATTACTTATTGTATAGTGGTAAAACACTTAGAGGAATTATAAAAGAActaagtttaaattttcaaagagATGAATATTCTGAAGATTAAAGAAAACATCATCTACTCTTAGGGTTAATTGTGCGAAATCTAACACTTAGATTACTAAACAaaatgtttgattcatttacaacaTTAGCACGATAATAGGTGCGATAACAAGCCACGAAACACACACAAATGATGGACATGACAAGTAAGACTTGGATGCGATGATGGATGGAGAACGAGGTGCAAACCATGCAACGACAAGCACACCAAACGtgataacttttaaaaaaatggaaaggaatggaaaggaaagaaaagagaaaaaaaaaacaaaggatgaGGAAGAATTTTATCTATATGCAAATTGACTTTTGATTTCTTGGTCGGCAAATAGATCTGCCGACACTTACTATTCCACCAGAAAAGTGACAAGCCACTCCTTCAGTGATCAATTTGGACCTACAACAACTATTTATTACTCAACTTTTTTACTATACAAAACCCTTTTTTTTGTGGGGTGTCTAAGATGATCAATAGTTTTACTTTAAAAGGCTTAAACACTAAACATTAATTGTCAACATTTTATTCCTAAACCCTAAAGTCTAAACAGTAAATGCTAAACTGATATACTTGGTTATGATTACATTAGAGAAATTATGAGAGCTTCAATCCATGAACATTTGAGTTAACTTCTCAATAACTTTGATTTAGAACCTTATGCACCCTTCGCCAAATTGGGCACTTCTCAACAACTTGATGCCACACATATGTCATGAGTAGACTGTGCTACATTAATATTGCCCCCTAAGTCTAAACAAAGGCATTAATATACTAGACCAATCTATTATTCATAGAAGGTACTACTAGCATTAGGGCATTCACGAATCTTAGTTTTCACTCTAATAACTTTGCAAATTTCATCCTAAAGAAACTTCACTACCTTCCTAGAGAGACAAAACTCAATATTGGGCCGTATAGATAAGGGTTGTACCTAGTTGTAGGTATATGACAAACTCAATTTGTCATTGGCAAGTCCTTTAATAATACACATGTCTAGGTACTCTTTGATGACTATTACCTTTGATGAACTTATTGGGCCAAGTGTTTTTGGCCCTAATGCGGTCTGGGTGAACTCAGCCGGATCATCATCCTATCAAAACCTTATATACTCAATCGATGTCCCTCACAACAATAAAGGCCCATCAAGCCTTGACCTTCTCTACCCAGTGGCCATAGAAGTTATAGGATAATGAGGGATCTTGAGCGGGCTCCCTCGAACACCAGCCTCTGGCAATTCCTTATGTAAAATCAACCCCAACAAGGCTACCCACCTGGAAAGCGACATTAGGTTACCGACCAGACATTACCAATAGTATGGATAGACGGTTGTCACCCCTAGCGCAACGACCACTCATGTGGTTGGTCGATGGGTGGTGTCTCGCTCATGCGATCAACCACTTAGCTCGTTTAGGGCTCATGTGACGATCTACGTGAACCTCCCACTTCCACGGCTAGTGCGATCAAACAGGGCAACCCATGGTGGGGCGGGCTGACTCACCAAACCATCATATGGTGGGGCAGAGTAGGTCAGCCCGTCATTTTGGTAGGCTTCCAACCCAACACAACCTAAGGCACGTTGCAGGTTAGATGGGTCAACCCATGAGCccaccaaaaataaaaataaaaaataaaaggttgAAGTTTTTTATGTTTGGGTTGTGGATTAGGTGGGTTAAGCTTACGAGCCcactaaaaattaaaaagtatatagaaaatgttgaaaattttaaatttgaatgcgGATTAGACAGATTAAGCTCACAAGCTCATTAAGTTTTCCACTTTAGCCTTaaattttagaagaaaaaaaaattctcaacccACGGGTCAACTTGAGCCCACTGAGGGTCGACCCACATGGTCGAAGGCTCGGGCAGGCCAGTCGACCTAGATCCATCTTAAAATGAGTTGATAAACTTTTAATCCAACTGACTTAAATTGTTTAATGGGGTGGGTCAATCCAatgggcccaacccaaattgacggcgcTATCCACGATTATATAAGGTTCCATGTAAGTGTAGGTATGAGTTTTTTTCTCACACACAGAGGCTAATCTTCTCTGTTTTTCTCTTAAACACTCGCTCACACACAAGAGCCTTCCTCCTTTTAGGCCATCGCTAACTTGACAGGGGCAACACCGGCAATGCCAACCTCTGACTGCCTTGATCCATATAACTCTAGGAGCGGATTCATTGGAGGGCAACCATCACCGTTGTCTATGAGGAAGGAGAGGAGGTATCCAAACGGGTGAAGAAGGATTCCATCAAGCCCTAATATAGAAATTGGAtgctttttttttattaaatcatGTATCTAGCTCGTCGAACCAATTAATCATGGAGGTGACAGACCTAGTTCCATGGAAGTTTTCCATTGACCATCAGGATAGATTGAAAAGTACTCGTAGTTGTCCGTCAGGAGCGACCAACATTCTTTGGTTTATCATCCCACTAGAAAAAAAATATCTTACAGTGCACTATAACTAGAATTCAAACCTTAGATACCTGATTAACTGCTAAAGTGATTGACTGCTTAACCATTGCCCCGGGGGCTAACTAGATGCCCCTCTAGTATCCTCTCTAAGAGTTGGTGTGCTTGCAATGTAGAAATAATCAATATCCCTTGATGGTAGTTACCTTAACATGTCAAAGATAGTGTGCTTGGATACAATTACACCCACACTTTAGTTAGTTCTTTGAGCTCCTCCTTGATATCCAAGTATATTAATTCAATCCAAGTAAAATCTCAATCCAAGCCTTCAAATTTTGAGTCCATCGAACTCCTTGAGTTGATAATCACCACATCCACAACTCGTTTTCATTAAGTCTATAATCTCTTGAGTCATTAAGTATACGATCTTCAAGATCACCACATCCACTTGATCCAACTCTCAAGCACGCCATCTCCATGATAACAATgattcatatatcaaaaatacaaAACAAACGGACTTAAATAATTATTGGAAAATTGGTTTGGTGATTAATAGGGATAAGATGACTATTTCGCGAGTAGATCATCGTAAATTAATTTTtcgagtgaatgagaaattaatgtctaACGAAGAGTTGATCCGGACGAAAATTTGATTCGCATACGAGTTAAATTCATAGATGAACGTTAACTCAAGTATGTTGAACCATTAAGGGGTATGAAATTATACTTACttttattgattgattaaaagattaatcattgtgatattaattagttgattaattaatatttacaatagattaagtaaaataattaatcatattaatcaattaaattaattaatcataatgaAAAGGTTTAAATGAAAAGGTTTAAGGGAAAAGACACATCCCATATCCTTTTACCTCTTGAGAGTAACCCTTCACCCCTAAAAAATAAATCTCATTCCTTCCACTCAATATACTCAATTCTCAAGTTGTGAATTCTCCTCTTGggttctcttctctctctcctctctcaagAGTTTCAAGGCTTCGAAGAGTTCGACAGGGCTTGAAATTTGAAGTGCACCTATTTTAAGACgtaagtcgttgtatcttgggagacgattgctAATAAATCGTAAGCATCTGGGCGGGGCAATATCATATTAAGGAAAGAAGGTCTAGCCTTCACCTCGACTTTAATACTCTTATCCTTAGGGATAAGTTTACCCAAAGGGGTTGTATTGATATCCGAAGGGATAACTTGACGATGGACAAAATTAGGTCGGTAGCAATGATACCAAGAAGAGTATGTCTCTTACCCAAATATAATGGGTACTTCGATAACCGAAAGGGAATGTCGAGAGTATAAATAGGACAAGGTCTACATCGCCATATAGAGCTCCACCGGTTAGAGTCATCGAATCATCGTCGAGATGACTAATTGGGCCCAACTGTTGAATTTTAACACCGAAGATCAATATAATTTCTTAAGAAAAATATCCAACAATCTTAAGACAATACTAGCGATTATGGTGACCGTGGGTCCCATTCCTACTAGAGAGAAATTGGAGAAATTCTCCGTAATTATCTTCAAGTGATGACAGTAAAAGATATTGTATTACTTGAAGAAAATGTATCTTTTaagattactatcaaaagatgtcCTAGCACATCTAAAAGTGAATCTCAAGTAATGTGAGAGTTATGCTCGCAAGGAAGAATAGAATTTTCCTATGTGAAAATCATGCCTTAAAAGGATGGACAACAAAATTATACCATGAGGATAATGATGGTCAAGGATTTGTTAGGGGGTCATTTGACTAAAGTCACAAAGTTGAGGATAGTGAGTTTAAACTATTCAGAAAGAGGGCTAATGAAGATCTTCAGATAGAAGATTAAGCCCACTTAGTAAAAAGCtagacttgagtctaactcaataagaccTAAGTGGAGGTTAAAATAGATGAGTTAGAAGGATTACATTACATATGTTGCAAATGACTAAAAATCGAGTCAAGTGTCTCACGATGAATAAATGCAATTATAGTCAACACTCCAATCAAACGACTACAACTATGGCTCGATAAGATTGGAAGACgaagggatgtatacttcttgagtcgagtatCTCTAGAAGAGTAATACAATCTTGGTCAGTACTCC
This window contains:
- the LOC122035220 gene encoding probable xyloglucan endotransglucosylase/hydrolase protein 32, producing MDLLPLLLLLLLHLVVHCSTAQPSPGYFPSYRYRPLRGFYRGFNNLWGPEHQIVAGDQRSVTIWLDSHSGSGFKSIKPFRNGYFSASIKLQPGYTAGVNTAFYLSNNQAHPGFHDEVDIEFLGTTPGKPYTLQTNVYVRGSGDGTVIGREMKFHLWFDPTAGFHHYAILWNPNEIVFFVDDVPIRRYPRRNAGTYPMRPMWLYGSIWDASSWATEDGKYKADYRYQPFVARFTRFTLHGCSAFAPPGCLPVPPSGSGAAGLSPRQNAAMQWAQKNYMVYNYCSDPKRDRSFIPECRS